The genomic region CGGGCAACGGCCCGATCCGTCCCTGATGAGGTAGCCGGCGTGAAGCCGAGCCCCCGAGTGCCGAACGGCGCTCGGGGGCTCAGCCGTGTCCGGACACACCTGACGATGTGTCCGTCGTGATCCCCGGCTGTGTCGCAGATGCTCCAACGGGGCTGGCGCACAGGCCGGAAGAGGTGTCCGATGTACCGGAAGTAGCAGCTCAGAGCGTTTGACTTGGCCAGCGGTCGGATCTTCAATCGAGACGTAACGAGATACCAGGCACGGCAGCTCTCCCGACCCGCTGCGGGTCACGTGGAAGGACGCAACGCATGACCCTGCCGTTCAGCAACTCCCGGCTCTCCGACCTTTCGATCCACCCCGATCTGCTGGCCCCCGACCTGCTCGCCGCGGGCCCGGCGAACCCCGCCGCCGCGCCGGCGCCGCCCAAGCCCGCGCCCGCCGCGGTGCGGGCGCTGCTCGACCGGGCCGCCGTCTTCCCCGGACTCGCCGACCGCTACGCGGTGTTGGGCAACGCCGGCGGGCTGGACATCACCCAGGTCCCGCCGCTCACCGCCGCCGAACTGCGCGGCGCGGTCTGGGGCGGGATCCGCTCCGGGCTGCTGCAGGACCGCGGCGCGGTGCTCTACCTGGGCGGCGGCACGGCCGCCGAGCCGTCCGCGACGGTGGTCCCGACCGGGCTGTTCGCCGAGGCCATCCGACAGGTCTGGTCGCCGTTGGAGCGCACCGACGTGCTGCTCAACCTGGCCCGCGGCACCCGGCTCTGGCCGGTGCACGACCTGGTCGAGGCACTGGCCGAGGCCACCGGCTGCTCGACCATCCCGTACGGCCGCCCCGAGGGCGGCGACCTCGCGCCCTGGGTGGACTTCTTCGCCCAGTGCGGCGCCACCGCGTTGGCCGCGGACACCTCGACGCTGCGCGAGCTGCTGCAGTTCTGCCGGCAGAGCGGCCGGTCGCTGGGCT from Kitasatospora azatica KCTC 9699 harbors:
- a CDS encoding phenylacetate--CoA ligase family protein; this translates as MTLPFSNSRLSDLSIHPDLLAPDLLAAGPANPAAAPAPPKPAPAAVRALLDRAAVFPGLADRYAVLGNAGGLDITQVPPLTAAELRGAVWGGIRSGLLQDRGAVLYLGGGTAAEPSATVVPTGLFAEAIRQVWSPLERTDVLLNLARGTRLWPVHDLVEALAEATGCSTIPYGRPEGGDLAPWVDFFAQCGATALAADTSTLRELLQFCRQSGRSLGWARTLVWVGAGLDRATAELIEQVLPEARVFGLYGSVESWVVGSSGPQCPRDVYHVLPHQYVELLDGEILVTTLHESAISPLIRYRTGDLGEFTRCPCGDPRPALRLLGRIDDVLSFRGARFGRAELADLARGVAEVDEADVTVLDGGLPTERLQLRIRAADGEIADRYLEEWVLEHLLTSHVTLSQVTAGVPDAVEVVAEGADCWSAP